The Pseudanabaena sp. ABRG5-3 genome includes the window ATATATCGATACAGCCTGTTGAGGCTTAAAGTAGCACAGAGAAATTTTTGAAAGCATGGCTTCGCCATGCTTTCAAAAATTTCTCTGGTTTTCAAGTTAGCGTAAAGCGCTGTAGCTAATTAGTCAAACCCAAAACAAAATAATTACAACAAAATAATCACAACAAAATTTTCCTTAAAGGTATTATGATAATGATTATCATTTTTGTAATATCCCATGACTGCAAAAGTATCCTCAAAATTAGCCTTAGACTGGAGTTCAAGTAAAGGTAGCTTAAGACTTACAGCGATCGCCCCTCTCGTAGTTGCGATCGCTACTAGCATGACTGCTTGCAGTGTTACTACCAGCCCTACCGTTAGCAGTCCTACGGCTATGACTACTGCCAAGAGTGAAAATTTGCCCCTTGTTGTGGCAACTAATTCTGTTGCCTGTGACCTTGCTAAGCAAATTGCAGGGGAAACGATAAATCTCCAATGTTTAATCGAGGCTGGTACTGACCCTCATCTTTATCAACCCAAGCCTGAAGATCGTAAAGCGATCGACTCAGCGAAATTAGTTCTTTATGGTGGCTATGACTTTGAGCCAAATTTGATCAAACTGATTCAATCAAGTTCTAATTCTGCTCCCAAAATTGCTGTGAATGAGATTGCTGTACCAAAGCCATTGATGTCTGATGAAGGGCATGACCATGATCATAGTAAGGAAGATAAAAAGGATTCTAAGTCTGAGAAAGAAGCCGATCCCCATGTGTGGAACAATGCTCAAAATGGTATCAAAATCACTCAAGCGATCAGTAAAAGCTTAAGCAATCTCCGTCCTGATCAGGCAGAAGTCTATGCTAAAAACACGACTAAACTTGTCAGCGAATTAGAACAAATTGACACATGGATTAAAGCCCAAATCGCCACAATCCCAGAAAGTTCACGAAAACTAGTCACTACCCATGATGCTCTAGGCTACTATGCCGTAGCCTATGGAATTCCTGTTGAGGGAGCCTTGAATGGAATTAGTACTGAGGAGCAACCAACTCCCACTAGAGTTAAGCAGTTAGTTGAGGTTATTAAAACTAGTAAGGTTCCCACAATTTTTGCTGAAGTATCAATTAATCCTAAATTGATTACGGCTGTTGCGAAGGAAGCGAGTGTGAAGGTTAGCGATCGCCAACTCTATGTCGATGGACTAGGTGCAAAGGGCAGTGAAGCTGAAACCTATACAAAGATGCTGATTGCCAATACACGCACAATTGTTGAGGGATTAGGTGGTCAGTATACGCCCTTTCAGATGAAAAACTGATGATCGATATTTTTCCTCTAAGCCTGTACCGACACTAAGAATTGGAACTGTTACCCGATTTGCTGACGCTCTGTAGCGCAATCGCTATAGGATTAATCTTATGGTTTATTTGCCTTTATTTTACTCAGCAAGGTTTTTGTTCGTCGGGTAACAGTCCGCTTGGTCAGAATCCCTTGAGAAGGACTGAATAGTAATGCTAATAAGAAAAATCCTGAAATAATCAACACGATCGCACTACCCGAAGGCACATTCTGATAATAGCTAACATACATACCACTGACACTGGCGATAACGCCAACAATCGCTCCTAATCCCATCATTAAATGTAATTCTTTTACTAATAGATAAGCAGTGGCGGCGGGACCAGTGAGGAGTGAAACCACTAACACCACACCGACCGATTGCATACTGGCGATAATCGTGAGGGTGATGCCTGCCATCAGTCCAAAGTGAATGAAATGGACTGGTAAACCCATTGCTTTGGATGCTAATGGATCGAAGCAGTAGAAGATTAATTCACGGTAGAAGATGATTACACAAGCTAAGACAGCGATCGCAATAATCAACGTTCGCCATAGGTCAGCAGTGGTCACTCCCAAAATATCGCCAAATAGAAAACTGTGCAGATCTAATTTGCTTTTGAGTGTAGTAATCAACATCACTCCCAAAGCTAAAAATCCAGAAAACACCAGCGCCATTGCCGTATCAACTTTAATTTTGGAATGGGTCTGAATCCAAGCCACGACAAAGGTACTAATTGTTCCTGCGATGAATGCACCCAGAAAAATATCCATGCCAATATAAAAAGCGATCGCCAGTCCTGGTAAGACTGCATGGGCAACCACATCGCCTAAAAGTCCCATGTGCTGCACAATCAGATAACTACCAATTACTGCTGATAAAATCCCAATGAGAATGCCGATCGCGATCGCATTTCGCATAAACTCAAAGCCCAAAGGCTCTATTAACCAAGTCAACATAAATTTTAATCCTAAAGTATTAATTGGAACGGCGCTTCGCGCTGTTCCAATTTAGATAAGTTCTTTCTGCATCAAAATCACACTGTCGCCATAGGCGCGTTTAATATTCTGGGAAGTAATCACAGTATCCCGATCGCCATCGGCAATTAGTTCTTTATTCATTAGCAATAGGCGATCGTAA containing:
- a CDS encoding metal ABC transporter solute-binding protein, Zn/Mn family, which gives rise to MTAKVSSKLALDWSSSKGSLRLTAIAPLVVAIATSMTACSVTTSPTVSSPTAMTTAKSENLPLVVATNSVACDLAKQIAGETINLQCLIEAGTDPHLYQPKPEDRKAIDSAKLVLYGGYDFEPNLIKLIQSSSNSAPKIAVNEIAVPKPLMSDEGHDHDHSKEDKKDSKSEKEADPHVWNNAQNGIKITQAISKSLSNLRPDQAEVYAKNTTKLVSELEQIDTWIKAQIATIPESSRKLVTTHDALGYYAVAYGIPVEGALNGISTEEQPTPTRVKQLVEVIKTSKVPTIFAEVSINPKLITAVAKEASVKVSDRQLYVDGLGAKGSEAETYTKMLIANTRTIVEGLGGQYTPFQMKN
- a CDS encoding metal ABC transporter permease codes for the protein MLTWLIEPLGFEFMRNAIAIGILIGILSAVIGSYLIVQHMGLLGDVVAHAVLPGLAIAFYIGMDIFLGAFIAGTISTFVVAWIQTHSKIKVDTAMALVFSGFLALGVMLITTLKSKLDLHSFLFGDILGVTTADLWRTLIIAIAVLACVIIFYRELIFYCFDPLASKAMGLPVHFIHFGLMAGITLTIIASMQSVGVVLVVSLLTGPAATAYLLVKELHLMMGLGAIVGVIASVSGMYVSYYQNVPSGSAIVLIISGFFLLALLFSPSQGILTKRTVTRRTKTLLSKIKANKP